One part of the Populus alba chromosome 18, ASM523922v2, whole genome shotgun sequence genome encodes these proteins:
- the LOC118051605 gene encoding senescence/dehydration-associated protein At4g35985, chloroplastic, translated as MGCLRPKRSKSTSNKKTNTPEAAFLSQQQNPPGPKNLKHELLLQIPACTVHLMEAGEALEIAKGDFSLVRILDENISLATIVKIGDDLQWPLTKDEPVVKFDVLHYLFSLPMKDGDPLSYGVAFLDEYGSSLGLLDSFLCELSCFSGAAASSARSTRNVDWKEFAPNVEYYNNFLAKAIAGGTGQIVKGIFKCSNSYTNQVHKGGEMILSRAAEEKNGAMATEISSNRSAGSTKKSKVNKSIKRVRKLSRMTEKLSKTMLDGVGVATGSVITPLVKSQAGKAFLSMVPGEVLLASLDAVNKIMDAAEVAERQALSATSKATTRMISDRFGDSAGEAAEDAFATAGHCVCAAWNIFKIRKAINPATSVSTGVLKNAARNRNRSY; from the exons ATGGGTTGTCTGAGGCCTAAAAGATCCAAAAGCACTTCTAACAAGAAAACCAACACACCTGAAGCTGCTTTCCTATCACAACAACAAAACCCACCAGGacccaaaaatctcaaacatgAACTTCTTTTGCAAATCCCAGCATGCACAGTTCACCTGATGGAAGCAGGAGAAGCTCTGGAAATTGCCAAGGGAGACTTCAGTCTTGTTAGAATCCTTGACGAGAATATTTCTCTTGCCACCATAGTTAAAATTGGTGACGATCTTCAGTGGCCTTTGACAAAAGATGAGCCAGTGGTTAAGTTTGATGTGTTGCATTACTTGTTCTCTTTGCCAATGAAAGATGGCGACCCTTTGAGCTATGGAGTCGCATTCTTGGATGAGTATGGAAGCAGCTTGGGCTTGCTGGACTCTTTTCTTTGTGAGCTCTCATGCTTTTCTGGGGCGGCAGCTTCTTCTGCTAGAAGTACTAGAAATGTTGACTGGAAAGAGTTTGCTCCAAATGTTGaatattataacaattttttgGCCAAGGCTATTGCTGGAGGTACTGGTCAGATTGTCAAGGGGATCTTCAAATGTAGCAATTCTTACACTAACCAG GTCCACAAGGGAGGAGAAATGATTTTATCCAGAGCTGCAGAGGAGAAAAATGGTGCCATGGCAACAGAAATTAGCAGCAACAGAAGTGCTGGGTCCACAAAGAAGAGCAAAGTCAACAAAAGCATAAAACG TGTGAGAAAGCTGTCCAGGATGACAGAAAAGCTAAGCAAAACTATGCTCGACGGTGTTGGCGTCGCCACCGGGTCTGTAATTACACCTCTGGTTAAATCTCAAGCTGGAAAGGCATTCCTATCTATGGTCCCAGGAGAAGTACTCTTGGCTTCACTTGATGCTGTCA ATAAGATTATGGATGCAGCTGAGGTTGCTGAAAGACAGGCTTTATCTGCAACCTCAAAGGCTACAACCAGAATGATCAGTGATAG GTTTGGAGATAGCGCAGGGGAGGCAGCTGAGGATGCGTTTGCAACAGCAGGGCATTGTGTGTGCGCTGCTTGGAATATATTCAAGATACGGAAAGCCATCAATCCAGCAACATCTGTTTCCACAGGAGTGCTTAAGAATGCAGCAAGGAATAGAAATAGGAGTTATTAA
- the LOC118051607 gene encoding hypothetical protein At1g04090, translating into MGNGTSATKVALPIDTPFKLPSPLPSLPQGEGFGNGIINLGSGLQVCQVVSLNKIWATNEGGPDNLGATFFEPSQMPQGFSMLGCYSQPNNKMLHGWVLAGKDETGEALTKPVDYTLVWSSESLQIKQEGAGYIWLPTPLDGYKALGCVVTTSPEKPSLEKVRCVRSDLTDDCQIDKWIWGQGKESDPNGFNVFSLRPSNRGTQAMGVSVGTFVAQNTTSASISLACLKNMESNLSCMPTLDQVQAIFQAYSPRIYFHPDEEYLPSSTRWYFTNGALLYKKDEESKPVPIEPTGSNLPQGGSNDGSYWLDLPVEEAARERVKRGDLQDCQVYLHIKPMLGATFTDIVAWLFYPFNGPGRAKVELITVPLGKTGQHVGDWEHVTLRISNFNGQLCGLYLSAHSGGTWYDASELEFQDGNKAVVYSSLNGHAMYAKPGLVLQGTGNIGIRNDTAKSNKFIDAGARFSVVSAEYMGSSVVEPPWLNYLRKWGPNITYDLAEEAETVEKLLPGKLKSAFDKLVKSLPKEIFGEEGPTGPKLKRNWTGDEV; encoded by the exons ATGGGGAACGGTACCTCAGCTACAAAAGTGGCATTACCCATTGATACCCCTTTCAAGCTTCCTTCTCCATTGCCATCTTTACCACAAG GTGAAGGCTTTGGGAATGGAATCATTAATCTAGGGAGTGGATTACAGGTGTGTCAGGTAGTCTCTCTCAACAAGATTTGGGCTACAAATGAAGGTGGACCTGATAACCTTGGAGCTACCTTCTTTGAGCCCTCACAGATGCCACAAGGCTTCTCTATGCTGGGTTGCTACAGCCAGCCCAACAACAAGATGCTACACGGGTGGGTTCTTGCAGGTAAAGATGAGACAGGTGAAGCCTTGACGAAACCAGTAGATTACACTCTTGTTTGGAGCAGTGAATCCTTGCAGATCAAGCAAGAGGGTGCTGGCTACATTTGGCTACCTACTCCTCTTGACGGTTACAAAGCTCTAGGCTGTGTAGTCACCACCTCCCCTGAAAAGCCTTCCCTGGAAAAAGTCCGTTGTGTTCGGTCTGACCTTACCGACGACTGCCAGATTGACAAATGGATATGGGGACAGGGCAAGGAAAGCGATCCAAATGGTTTCAATGTTTTCAGCCTGCGGCCAAGCAACAGAGGAACTCAAGCTATGGGCGTCTCTGTTGGCACATTTGTAGCCCAAAACACTACCAGTGCTTCTATTTCTCTAGCATGTTTGAAGAATATGGAGTCGAATTTATCTTGTATGCCTACTCTGGACCAAGTCCAAGCAATCTTCCAGGCCTACTCTCCTCGGATATATTTCCATCCCGATGAGGAATACCTTCCTTCCTCAACAAGATGGTATTTCACCAACGGAGCATTACTATAtaagaaagatgaagagtccAAACCTGTCCCAATCGAACCGACCGGCTCAAACCTTCCTCAAGGTGGTTCCAATGACGGTTCTTACTGGCTGGATCTACCTGTGGAGGAAGCAGCAAGAGAAAGAGTGAAGAGAGGAGATTTACAAGATTGCCAAGTCTATCTACACATAAAGCCAATGCTCGGGGCCACATTTACTGATATCGTTGCTTGGCTTTTCTACCCTTTCAACGGTCCCGGCAGGGCTAAGGTTGAATTGATCACCGTTCCACTAGGAAAGACAGGACAGCATGTTGGTGATTGGGAGCATGTCACGTTGAGGATTAGTAACTTCAATGGACAGCTATGTGGTCTCTATTTGTCGGCCCACAGCGGGGGGACATGGTATGATGCTTCAGAGCTTGAGTTTCAAGACGGAAACAAGGCTGTCGTCTATTCATCCTTAAATGGCCATGCGATGTATGCGAAGCCAGGTCTCGTCTTACAAGGGACTGGGAATATAGGAATCAGGAACGACACAGCCAAGAGTAATAAATTCATAGACGCCGGAGCACGGTTTTCCGTGGTGTCAGCTGAGTATATGGGCTCCAGTGTCGTTGAACCACCGTGGCTCAACTATCTGAGGAAATGGGGTCCCAACATCACTTATGATCTTGCCGAAGAAGCCGAGACGGTGGAGAAACTGTTGCCTGGAAAACTCAAATCTGCCTTTGACAAGCTGGTGAAGAGCCTGCCGAAAGAAATATTCGGGGAAGAAGGGCCTACCGGTCCCAAATTGAAAAGAAACTGGACCGGAGATGAAGTCTGA
- the LOC118051608 gene encoding uncharacterized protein C3F10.06c isoform X3: MEDYRDGKLSIYRAARSIKRRDNTVYNALQSIHEDSIFVGEISQLWPDLPLIANLRCGLWYSPKFHSTCYFKSTDGHTNNWSFNTSRLNLHVALLSGQKGGCIIVDSTRKGKRFPDSMSKTIPIWTCVLNRAILNYRNKMLDSGLLMNREVADYSNCAEDVKLKNHNWDCSFHLPLWVPDTEKAAIEERIEKWTNQLEASGADIASISSCLKKPLRPLWISQKTVIWLNEVPDHNQWDFTPIILVSASSSSDVFRNKTTSEFSWNYIPGAGDDEESWARGLTPTHFWSHVHDLISSGPDLCNQKVADIVEKDRVYRAHRGEHAPQVTVKNLKMADDVADVSNVELPLASNMHSDDTTLQPSNDYCTTFWIGSTNLVIGTTKHGEDISVCICLAILTSLFDDKGTFDDGRSFSETCITKLEMRRRLVFVCKFGITARPSRGNLKQVFGFLTGGSAASS, translated from the exons ATGGAGGACTACAGAGACGGGAAACTAAGCATATACAGAGCAGCAAGAAGCATAAAACGCAGAGACAACACAGTCTACAACGCATTGCAATCAATCCACGAAGACTCAATATTTGTGGGCGAAATCTCTCAATTATGGCCAGACCTTCCTCTTATAGCCAACCTCCGTTGTGGCCTCTGGTACTCTCCAAAATTCCATTCTACTTGTTACTTCAAATCCACTGATGGTCACACCAACAATTGGTCCTTCAATACCTCTCGCCTTAATCTCCATGTTGCTCTTCTTTCTG GACAGAAAGGAGGATGTATTATCGTGGATTCTACTCGCAAAGGGAAGAGGTTTCCTGATAGCATGTCCAAAACAATACCCATTTGGACGTGTGTTCTGAACCGTGCTATTCttaattatagaaataaaatgcTTGATTCTGGTTTGCTGATGAATAGG GAGGTGGCGGATTATTCTAATTGTGCTGAAGatgtaaaactaaaaaatcataattgggATTGTTCTTTTCATCTACCACTTTGGGTTCCAGATACAGAGAAAGCGGCAATCGAGGAACGTATAGAAAAATGGACTAACCAGTTGGAAGCAAGTGGAGCTGATATTGCATCTATTTCTTCCTGCTTGAAAAAGCCTCTACGCCCTTTATGGATATCACAGAAGACTGTAATCTGGTTAAATGAAGTACCTGATCATAATCAGTGGGATTTCACTCCTATTATACTtgtttctgcttcttcttcaagTGATGTTTTTCGAAATAAGACTACCTCAGAGTTTAGCTGGAATTATATTCCAGGAGCTGGAGACGATGAAGAAAGTTGGGCAAGGGGTTTGACACCCACCCATTTCTGGAGTCATGTGCATGATCTTATTAGTTCAGGACCTGATCTTTGTAACCAAAAGGTTGCTGATATAGTTGAAAAGGATAGAGTATATCGTGCTCATAGGGGAGAGCATGCTCCTCAAGTTACTGTCAAGAATCTGAAGATGGCTGATGATGTGGCTGATGTTTCTAATGTAGAACTACCATTAGCTTCAAATATGCATAGTGATGATACTACTTTACAGCCATCTAATGATTATTGTACAACATTTTGGATAGGATCAACCAATCTTGTTATAGGAACAACTAAACATG GTGAAGATATCAGCGTGTGTATTTGTCTAGCTATTTTGACATCATTATTCGATGATAAAG GAACTTTTGATGATGGAAGATCCTTCAGTGAAACATGTATTACTAAATTGGAGATGCGGCGTCGTCTTGTATTTGTCTGTAAATTTGGAATAACTGCTCGACCATCAAGAGGAAATTTGAAACaggtttttggttttcttactGGAGGAAGTGCTGCTTCTTCCTGA
- the LOC118051608 gene encoding tRNA A64-2'-O-ribosylphosphate transferase isoform X2, with amino-acid sequence MEDYRDGKLSIYRAARSIKRRDNTVYNALQSIHEDSIFVGEISQLWPDLPLIANLRCGLWYSPKFHSTCYFKSTDGHTNNWSFNTSRLNLHVALLSGQKGGCIIVDSTRKGKRFPDSMSKTIPIWTCVLNRAILNYRNKMLDSGLLMNREVADYSNCAEDVKLKNHNWDCSFHLPLWVPDTEKAAIEERIEKWTNQLEASGADIASISSCLKKPLRPLWISQKTVIWLNEVPDHNQWDFTPIILVSASSSSDVFRNKTTSEFSWNYIPGAGDDEESWARGLTPTHFWSHVHDLISSGPDLCNQKVADIVEKDRVYRAHRGEHAPQVTVKNLKMADDVADVSNVELPLASNMHSDDTTLQPSNDYCTTFWIGSTNLVIGTTKHAALMSNVDCILNCDKEPVSINLPDSEAHLHLPMVSSKLDRFSLFNNLPAAVNFAKLNLRKAHRLLVCCRSGEDISVCICLAILTSLFDDKGTFDDGRSFSETCITKLEMRRRLVFVCKFGITARPSRGNLKQKTQH; translated from the exons ATGGAGGACTACAGAGACGGGAAACTAAGCATATACAGAGCAGCAAGAAGCATAAAACGCAGAGACAACACAGTCTACAACGCATTGCAATCAATCCACGAAGACTCAATATTTGTGGGCGAAATCTCTCAATTATGGCCAGACCTTCCTCTTATAGCCAACCTCCGTTGTGGCCTCTGGTACTCTCCAAAATTCCATTCTACTTGTTACTTCAAATCCACTGATGGTCACACCAACAATTGGTCCTTCAATACCTCTCGCCTTAATCTCCATGTTGCTCTTCTTTCTG GACAGAAAGGAGGATGTATTATCGTGGATTCTACTCGCAAAGGGAAGAGGTTTCCTGATAGCATGTCCAAAACAATACCCATTTGGACGTGTGTTCTGAACCGTGCTATTCttaattatagaaataaaatgcTTGATTCTGGTTTGCTGATGAATAGG GAGGTGGCGGATTATTCTAATTGTGCTGAAGatgtaaaactaaaaaatcataattgggATTGTTCTTTTCATCTACCACTTTGGGTTCCAGATACAGAGAAAGCGGCAATCGAGGAACGTATAGAAAAATGGACTAACCAGTTGGAAGCAAGTGGAGCTGATATTGCATCTATTTCTTCCTGCTTGAAAAAGCCTCTACGCCCTTTATGGATATCACAGAAGACTGTAATCTGGTTAAATGAAGTACCTGATCATAATCAGTGGGATTTCACTCCTATTATACTtgtttctgcttcttcttcaagTGATGTTTTTCGAAATAAGACTACCTCAGAGTTTAGCTGGAATTATATTCCAGGAGCTGGAGACGATGAAGAAAGTTGGGCAAGGGGTTTGACACCCACCCATTTCTGGAGTCATGTGCATGATCTTATTAGTTCAGGACCTGATCTTTGTAACCAAAAGGTTGCTGATATAGTTGAAAAGGATAGAGTATATCGTGCTCATAGGGGAGAGCATGCTCCTCAAGTTACTGTCAAGAATCTGAAGATGGCTGATGATGTGGCTGATGTTTCTAATGTAGAACTACCATTAGCTTCAAATATGCATAGTGATGATACTACTTTACAGCCATCTAATGATTATTGTACAACATTTTGGATAGGATCAACCAATCTTGTTATAGGAACAACTAAACATG CTGCACTTATGTCTAATGTTGATTGCATATTGAACTGTGATAAAGAACCAGTCTCTATCAATCTTCCAGATTCTGAAGCCCATTTGCATCTTCCTATGGTG AGCTCGAAACTGGATAGGTTTTCCTTGTTCAACAATCTTCCAGCTGCGGTGAACTTTGCAAAATTGAACCTTAGAAAAGCACATAGACTTCTAGTTTGTTGCCGTAGTG GTGAAGATATCAGCGTGTGTATTTGTCTAGCTATTTTGACATCATTATTCGATGATAAAG GAACTTTTGATGATGGAAGATCCTTCAGTGAAACATGTATTACTAAATTGGAGATGCGGCGTCGTCTTGTATTTGTCTGTAAATTTGGAATAACTGCTCGACCATCAAGAGGAAATTTGAAACag AAAACACAGCACTAG
- the LOC118051608 gene encoding tRNA A64-2'-O-ribosylphosphate transferase isoform X4: MVTPTIGPSIPLALISMLLFFLKGGCIIVDSTRKGKRFPDSMSKTIPIWTCVLNRAILNYRNKMLDSGLLMNREVADYSNCAEDVKLKNHNWDCSFHLPLWVPDTEKAAIEERIEKWTNQLEASGADIASISSCLKKPLRPLWISQKTVIWLNEVPDHNQWDFTPIILVSASSSSDVFRNKTTSEFSWNYIPGAGDDEESWARGLTPTHFWSHVHDLISSGPDLCNQKVADIVEKDRVYRAHRGEHAPQVTVKNLKMADDVADVSNVELPLASNMHSDDTTLQPSNDYCTTFWIGSTNLVIGTTKHAALMSNVDCILNCDKEPVSINLPDSEAHLHLPMVSSKLDRFSLFNNLPAAVNFAKLNLRKAHRLLVCCRSGEDISVCICLAILTSLFDDKGTFDDGRSFSETCITKLEMRRRLVFVCKFGITARPSRGNLKQVFGFLTGGSAASS, encoded by the exons ATGGTCACACCAACAATTGGTCCTTCAATACCTCTCGCCTTAATCTCCATGTTGCTCTTCTTTCTG AAAGGAGGATGTATTATCGTGGATTCTACTCGCAAAGGGAAGAGGTTTCCTGATAGCATGTCCAAAACAATACCCATTTGGACGTGTGTTCTGAACCGTGCTATTCttaattatagaaataaaatgcTTGATTCTGGTTTGCTGATGAATAGG GAGGTGGCGGATTATTCTAATTGTGCTGAAGatgtaaaactaaaaaatcataattgggATTGTTCTTTTCATCTACCACTTTGGGTTCCAGATACAGAGAAAGCGGCAATCGAGGAACGTATAGAAAAATGGACTAACCAGTTGGAAGCAAGTGGAGCTGATATTGCATCTATTTCTTCCTGCTTGAAAAAGCCTCTACGCCCTTTATGGATATCACAGAAGACTGTAATCTGGTTAAATGAAGTACCTGATCATAATCAGTGGGATTTCACTCCTATTATACTtgtttctgcttcttcttcaagTGATGTTTTTCGAAATAAGACTACCTCAGAGTTTAGCTGGAATTATATTCCAGGAGCTGGAGACGATGAAGAAAGTTGGGCAAGGGGTTTGACACCCACCCATTTCTGGAGTCATGTGCATGATCTTATTAGTTCAGGACCTGATCTTTGTAACCAAAAGGTTGCTGATATAGTTGAAAAGGATAGAGTATATCGTGCTCATAGGGGAGAGCATGCTCCTCAAGTTACTGTCAAGAATCTGAAGATGGCTGATGATGTGGCTGATGTTTCTAATGTAGAACTACCATTAGCTTCAAATATGCATAGTGATGATACTACTTTACAGCCATCTAATGATTATTGTACAACATTTTGGATAGGATCAACCAATCTTGTTATAGGAACAACTAAACATG CTGCACTTATGTCTAATGTTGATTGCATATTGAACTGTGATAAAGAACCAGTCTCTATCAATCTTCCAGATTCTGAAGCCCATTTGCATCTTCCTATGGTG AGCTCGAAACTGGATAGGTTTTCCTTGTTCAACAATCTTCCAGCTGCGGTGAACTTTGCAAAATTGAACCTTAGAAAAGCACATAGACTTCTAGTTTGTTGCCGTAGTG GTGAAGATATCAGCGTGTGTATTTGTCTAGCTATTTTGACATCATTATTCGATGATAAAG GAACTTTTGATGATGGAAGATCCTTCAGTGAAACATGTATTACTAAATTGGAGATGCGGCGTCGTCTTGTATTTGTCTGTAAATTTGGAATAACTGCTCGACCATCAAGAGGAAATTTGAAACaggtttttggttttcttactGGAGGAAGTGCTGCTTCTTCCTGA
- the LOC118051608 gene encoding tRNA A64-2'-O-ribosylphosphate transferase isoform X1 yields MEDYRDGKLSIYRAARSIKRRDNTVYNALQSIHEDSIFVGEISQLWPDLPLIANLRCGLWYSPKFHSTCYFKSTDGHTNNWSFNTSRLNLHVALLSGQKGGCIIVDSTRKGKRFPDSMSKTIPIWTCVLNRAILNYRNKMLDSGLLMNREVADYSNCAEDVKLKNHNWDCSFHLPLWVPDTEKAAIEERIEKWTNQLEASGADIASISSCLKKPLRPLWISQKTVIWLNEVPDHNQWDFTPIILVSASSSSDVFRNKTTSEFSWNYIPGAGDDEESWARGLTPTHFWSHVHDLISSGPDLCNQKVADIVEKDRVYRAHRGEHAPQVTVKNLKMADDVADVSNVELPLASNMHSDDTTLQPSNDYCTTFWIGSTNLVIGTTKHAALMSNVDCILNCDKEPVSINLPDSEAHLHLPMVSSKLDRFSLFNNLPAAVNFAKLNLRKAHRLLVCCRSGEDISVCICLAILTSLFDDKGTFDDGRSFSETCITKLEMRRRLVFVCKFGITARPSRGNLKQVFGFLTGGSAASS; encoded by the exons ATGGAGGACTACAGAGACGGGAAACTAAGCATATACAGAGCAGCAAGAAGCATAAAACGCAGAGACAACACAGTCTACAACGCATTGCAATCAATCCACGAAGACTCAATATTTGTGGGCGAAATCTCTCAATTATGGCCAGACCTTCCTCTTATAGCCAACCTCCGTTGTGGCCTCTGGTACTCTCCAAAATTCCATTCTACTTGTTACTTCAAATCCACTGATGGTCACACCAACAATTGGTCCTTCAATACCTCTCGCCTTAATCTCCATGTTGCTCTTCTTTCTG GACAGAAAGGAGGATGTATTATCGTGGATTCTACTCGCAAAGGGAAGAGGTTTCCTGATAGCATGTCCAAAACAATACCCATTTGGACGTGTGTTCTGAACCGTGCTATTCttaattatagaaataaaatgcTTGATTCTGGTTTGCTGATGAATAGG GAGGTGGCGGATTATTCTAATTGTGCTGAAGatgtaaaactaaaaaatcataattgggATTGTTCTTTTCATCTACCACTTTGGGTTCCAGATACAGAGAAAGCGGCAATCGAGGAACGTATAGAAAAATGGACTAACCAGTTGGAAGCAAGTGGAGCTGATATTGCATCTATTTCTTCCTGCTTGAAAAAGCCTCTACGCCCTTTATGGATATCACAGAAGACTGTAATCTGGTTAAATGAAGTACCTGATCATAATCAGTGGGATTTCACTCCTATTATACTtgtttctgcttcttcttcaagTGATGTTTTTCGAAATAAGACTACCTCAGAGTTTAGCTGGAATTATATTCCAGGAGCTGGAGACGATGAAGAAAGTTGGGCAAGGGGTTTGACACCCACCCATTTCTGGAGTCATGTGCATGATCTTATTAGTTCAGGACCTGATCTTTGTAACCAAAAGGTTGCTGATATAGTTGAAAAGGATAGAGTATATCGTGCTCATAGGGGAGAGCATGCTCCTCAAGTTACTGTCAAGAATCTGAAGATGGCTGATGATGTGGCTGATGTTTCTAATGTAGAACTACCATTAGCTTCAAATATGCATAGTGATGATACTACTTTACAGCCATCTAATGATTATTGTACAACATTTTGGATAGGATCAACCAATCTTGTTATAGGAACAACTAAACATG CTGCACTTATGTCTAATGTTGATTGCATATTGAACTGTGATAAAGAACCAGTCTCTATCAATCTTCCAGATTCTGAAGCCCATTTGCATCTTCCTATGGTG AGCTCGAAACTGGATAGGTTTTCCTTGTTCAACAATCTTCCAGCTGCGGTGAACTTTGCAAAATTGAACCTTAGAAAAGCACATAGACTTCTAGTTTGTTGCCGTAGTG GTGAAGATATCAGCGTGTGTATTTGTCTAGCTATTTTGACATCATTATTCGATGATAAAG GAACTTTTGATGATGGAAGATCCTTCAGTGAAACATGTATTACTAAATTGGAGATGCGGCGTCGTCTTGTATTTGTCTGTAAATTTGGAATAACTGCTCGACCATCAAGAGGAAATTTGAAACaggtttttggttttcttactGGAGGAAGTGCTGCTTCTTCCTGA
- the LOC118051604 gene encoding cytochrome B5-like protein gives MVIAVVALIFGVLLGVFILIPRNRKSAQTEKAYSNDNRIKASKTFSKAEVSLHNKRTDCWIIIKDKVYDVTSYVEEHPGGDAILAHAGDDSTEGFFGPQHATRVFDMIGDFYIGDLEQ, from the exons ATGGTCATAGCTGTGGTGGCTTTGATTTTTGGAGTCTTATTGggagtttttattttgattccaaGAAACCGTAAATCTG CTCAAACAGAAAAGGCTTATTCGAATGATAACAGAATTAAG GCATCCAAGACTTTCAGTAAAGCTGAAGTCTCTCTGCATAACAAGAGAACTGATTGTTGGATCATTATTAAGGACAAG GTGTATGATGTTACCTCATATGTAGAAGAACACCCAGGTGGGGATGCCATCCTAGCACATGCTGGAGATGATTCAACTGAAGGGTTTTTTGG GCCGCAACATGCGACACGAGTGTTTGACATGATCGGTGACTTCTACATTGGTGATCTTGAGCAGTAA